The Papio anubis isolate 15944 chromosome 2, Panubis1.0, whole genome shotgun sequence region CAGTAGTCCATCCATATGTGCAGCGGTGCCCAGAATCTTCAGGAAGATGGAGCCCAGTTGCCTCCCAGATCCCCCGGTGAGAAGACAATAAGGTTGGGAATGGGAACTGGGACTTCTGGCTCTGTCATATATCAGGACAGACTGGGGCTTCTTATGGCCATTGTCAGTCCAAAACAGGGTCCATGGACACATGGGGCAAGCCTCACTGAAATTCTTTCCCAGGGAAAAGAGGAAGCAGCAAGGTCCAAGTCTCAAGAATCTCATTAGCTGGGGGAGCCCGTGAGACACACCAGACCAGGTTAGACCTTTAATAGGGACAGTAGACACAGTGCCCTTCTTGCCAGCCCTTAGGAGTTGATGATCTCAATGTGGAACTGCAGGTGAGTGGCTGTGACCACACAGTGGCCCCGGAGGAGAGCGCAGGTCTGGCAGTTGTGGCATTGCCAGTGGCCCTGGATGACGTAGATGGCGTTGAGCACTTGGCAGTATCGCCAGTGGACGCGCCACATACGGACCAAGGACTGGAGCTTGATCACTGCCCTCTCTCTGGTTGCGTAGGCGATCAGAGCTGCCTGCCGTTTCTTCTCCAGCACCCTGGACAGCGTCATCCGCCACCAGGACTGAATTATCCAGGCCCTGAGGGCTGCATGCAGCAG contains the following coding sequences:
- the IQCF2 gene encoding IQ domain-containing protein F2, which produces MRVRFCTKGNLILIIIEDVEESIEWKTVQKKKQHKVKAKLRITKAAVKIQAWWRGTLVRRTLLHAALRAWIIQSWWRMTLSRVLEKKRQAALIAYATRERAVIKLQSLVRMWRVHWRYCQVLNAIYVIQGHWQCHNCQTCALLRGHCVVTATHLQFHIEIINS